One genomic region from Proteus vulgaris encodes:
- the acrR gene encoding multidrug efflux transporter transcriptional repressor AcrR, with protein MARKTKRQAQETKQQIIDAALRLFTVQGVSATSLSDIASAAGVTRGAIYWHFKNKVDLFTEACELTDLKIESLEIEYQTKYPDDPLFVLRELLIYILTSIVEDPKHNALLEIYFHKCEFVGEMTPIVEIRRELCAADHSRIEQSLSRCIEKKQLPADLNLRRSAIMLRAMMTGLAENWLFSPESFSIKDECQYLVDSFIDMIKHSANMRISTPS; from the coding sequence ATGGCACGAAAAACTAAACGGCAGGCACAAGAAACAAAACAGCAGATTATTGATGCTGCACTTAGGCTGTTTACTGTGCAAGGCGTTTCTGCCACATCACTTTCAGATATTGCATCCGCGGCAGGTGTTACCCGTGGCGCAATATATTGGCACTTTAAAAATAAAGTGGATTTATTTACTGAAGCGTGCGAACTCACCGACTTAAAAATAGAATCTTTAGAAATAGAGTATCAAACAAAATATCCAGATGATCCACTATTTGTATTAAGAGAATTGCTTATTTACATATTGACATCGATTGTCGAAGATCCCAAACATAATGCACTTTTAGAAATATATTTCCATAAATGCGAATTTGTCGGTGAAATGACACCAATTGTTGAAATTCGCAGAGAATTGTGTGCAGCCGATCACTCCAGAATAGAACAGTCTTTATCTCGTTGTATTGAAAAAAAACAACTTCCTGCCGACCTTAATTTAAGAAGATCTGCCATCATGTTAAGAGCAATGATGACAGGCCTTGCCGAAAACTGGTTATTTTCACCAGAAAGTTTTTCTATCAAAGATGAATGTCAATATTTGGTTGATAGCTTTATTGATATGATAAAGCACAGCGCAAATATGAGAATATCAACGCCATCTTAA
- a CDS encoding DsrE/DsrF/TusD sulfur relay family protein, with translation MSKVLVIANGAAYGNESLFNALRLSITLKEQHPETELNIFLMSDAVTGALARQQPKEGYNLQQMLEILTAQNVPVKLCKTCTDTRGISELPLVDGAELGTLVDLAQWTLDADKILTF, from the coding sequence ATGAGTAAGGTATTAGTTATTGCTAATGGTGCAGCTTATGGTAATGAATCATTATTTAACGCCCTGCGTTTATCAATAACATTAAAAGAGCAGCATCCAGAAACTGAATTAAATATTTTTTTAATGTCAGATGCCGTAACAGGGGCTTTAGCTCGTCAACAACCTAAAGAAGGTTATAACTTACAGCAAATGTTGGAAATTTTAACAGCACAGAATGTTCCAGTTAAACTCTGTAAAACATGCACAGATACCCGTGGCATCAGTGAGTTACCACTTGTTGATGGCGCAGAGTTAGGCACATTAGTAGATTTAGCTCAGTGGACATTAGACGCTGATAAAATACTGACTTTCTGA
- the mscK gene encoding mechanosensitive channel MscK yields the protein MRNQTFFSQFNNRIMTVVSVSVIIFIIWSFSITSVLAAVPSNLPTQESIQNQLNLLNKRSELSAEDKLTIADLEQSLLLLDNIQQLEKKLASYDKTVEQLPEKLRNAQYQLNQLKQKVANKETEDYQKSLEALPLATLESQLESVLQSLQKAQDDLANYSNELIVLQTQPERAQSVLFNNSERLQQIRTLLNKSSADKAQMRPSAVQLLQLEQYYLQQQNNYQKRTLQSNVQLQSLLQLQRDYSSAYIDLSQEHAQLIQDAISDKRLDSSEETAKEAQSAGLENQVINSNPFYLAQTEINKQLSDKLIVTTQNNNELNRHSLMVKNRLDRAIQSERNLKEQIDVLKGSLLLSRILFEEQVDLPDGIFINNLPDKIADLRLEQFEINKQRDQIIQPSIYIDQLMHEYQVAHPEVTDPNAQKELRSALELLVDARRELLDKLNNQLGNQISGSINLQMDQQQLRSVVSSLENTLAQQIFWVSSNKPINLNWFSTFPAQAVAEFQGFKLNWSNENLLIGAKKSLPVLIALILFGSILIWQRKKLDIQFEKLNGDINKLNKDSQLHTPLALGIVFLKTLPLSCFVLAIGYWLINSFNVQQEFIWSFAWQFAVFWLMFEWSYRLMSDNGVAVKHFKIPVERVQQNRRRLLRLSLPMLPIILLSAYGINNPLLLVGDVIGQLVAIISLFGISFFALPFCREMWQEKGNHVVRTVVITLLTFSPLILMGLVIFGYYYTALRLANRWIDSLYLLMLWFIAYHASLRGLTVAARRLAYRRALERRQAMLKEKKEGEDNSLEPIQEPPMDMDQINQQSLRLTTMILFIIFASSFYGIWSDFITVFTYLDGITLWSYNLPTELGNVVKAVTVADLLLSVSIMAISWFMTRNLPGLLEVLILSRIKLQQGASYAITTILTYIIIAIGTIVSLGILGVAWEKLQWLAAALTVGLGFGLQEIFANFVSGLIILFERPVRIGDTVTIGTYSGTVSRIRIRATTVTDFDRKEVIIPNKAFVTERLINWTLSDTVTRIIIQVGVAYGSDLDKVKEILMKAAKDNVRVMTEPEPVVLFTEFGASTLNHDLRFYVRTLGDRSIAIDEVNRAIDKLCNENNINIAFNQLDVYLHNKQGDEVQEIKRPLDGSTPEANTPFA from the coding sequence ATGCGTAATCAAACTTTTTTCTCTCAGTTTAATAATCGAATAATGACGGTTGTTTCTGTCTCGGTTATTATTTTTATTATTTGGAGTTTCTCCATCACCTCTGTTTTAGCTGCGGTCCCCAGTAATTTACCTACTCAAGAAAGCATCCAAAACCAGCTTAATTTATTAAACAAACGTAGTGAGTTAAGTGCAGAAGATAAATTAACGATTGCTGACCTTGAACAATCGCTCTTATTACTTGATAACATTCAACAGTTAGAAAAAAAATTAGCGAGTTATGACAAAACCGTAGAGCAATTACCTGAAAAACTGCGTAATGCACAATATCAACTTAATCAATTAAAACAGAAAGTCGCTAATAAAGAAACGGAAGACTATCAAAAGTCACTGGAAGCATTGCCGTTAGCAACGTTAGAGTCACAATTAGAGAGCGTTTTACAATCATTACAAAAAGCTCAAGATGATTTAGCAAATTACAGCAATGAACTTATTGTGTTACAAACACAACCAGAAAGGGCGCAATCTGTGTTATTTAATAACTCAGAAAGACTGCAACAAATAAGAACATTATTGAATAAAAGCAGTGCAGATAAAGCGCAAATGCGACCTTCAGCAGTACAGTTATTGCAATTGGAGCAATACTATCTTCAACAACAGAATAATTATCAAAAGCGCACCTTACAATCTAATGTGCAGTTGCAAAGCCTATTACAACTTCAACGTGATTATAGTTCTGCTTACATCGATCTTTCCCAAGAACATGCTCAACTAATTCAAGACGCGATTAGTGATAAGCGTTTAGACAGTTCAGAAGAAACAGCGAAAGAAGCGCAAAGCGCAGGGCTTGAAAATCAGGTCATTAATAGTAATCCTTTTTATTTAGCGCAAACAGAAATCAATAAGCAGCTTAGTGATAAGCTGATTGTTACAACGCAAAATAATAATGAGTTAAATCGCCATAGCTTAATGGTTAAAAACCGTTTAGACAGAGCCATTCAATCTGAGCGAAATTTAAAAGAACAAATTGATGTGCTCAAAGGAAGCTTATTGCTTTCTCGTATTTTATTTGAAGAGCAGGTCGATTTACCTGATGGCATTTTTATTAATAATCTACCCGATAAAATTGCAGACTTACGCTTAGAACAATTTGAAATAAACAAACAACGTGATCAGATAATACAGCCGAGTATTTATATTGATCAGTTGATGCATGAATACCAAGTCGCCCATCCTGAAGTGACAGATCCTAATGCGCAAAAAGAGCTACGTAGTGCATTAGAATTGCTTGTTGACGCTCGACGTGAATTACTTGATAAGCTCAATAATCAATTGGGTAATCAAATCTCAGGTTCGATTAACCTGCAAATGGATCAACAGCAATTACGCAGTGTAGTGAGCTCACTCGAAAATACATTGGCTCAGCAAATTTTCTGGGTAAGCAGTAATAAGCCGATTAATCTCAATTGGTTCTCAACATTTCCTGCTCAGGCTGTTGCCGAATTTCAAGGTTTTAAACTTAATTGGTCAAATGAAAATCTGCTGATCGGGGCTAAGAAATCACTTCCTGTTCTTATTGCACTAATTTTGTTCGGTTCAATACTGATTTGGCAGCGTAAGAAACTTGATATCCAGTTTGAAAAACTCAATGGGGATATTAATAAACTCAATAAAGATTCACAGCTACATACACCACTCGCGCTGGGAATTGTCTTTCTAAAAACATTACCGCTCTCTTGTTTCGTCTTAGCGATAGGATATTGGCTAATCAATAGCTTTAATGTACAGCAAGAATTTATCTGGTCTTTCGCTTGGCAATTTGCGGTATTTTGGCTGATGTTTGAATGGTCTTATCGCTTAATGTCTGACAATGGTGTTGCAGTAAAACATTTCAAAATTCCAGTAGAACGGGTCCAGCAAAACCGTAGACGTTTATTGCGACTCTCTCTTCCTATGTTGCCTATTATTCTGCTTTCTGCTTATGGGATTAATAATCCATTATTACTGGTGGGCGATGTTATTGGGCAGTTGGTTGCGATTATTTCGTTATTTGGTATTAGTTTCTTCGCACTGCCATTTTGCCGTGAAATGTGGCAAGAGAAAGGCAACCATGTTGTTAGAACCGTTGTGATTACCTTATTAACGTTTTCACCTTTAATTCTAATGGGTCTGGTTATTTTTGGTTATTACTATACGGCGTTACGTTTGGCAAATCGTTGGATCGACAGTTTATATCTGCTTATGTTGTGGTTTATTGCTTACCACGCCAGTTTACGCGGATTAACTGTTGCGGCTAGAAGGCTTGCTTATCGCCGAGCTCTTGAACGTAGACAAGCTATGTTAAAAGAGAAAAAAGAAGGTGAAGATAACAGCCTTGAACCTATTCAAGAGCCACCTATGGATATGGATCAAATCAATCAGCAATCATTAAGACTGACAACGATGATCTTATTTATCATCTTTGCTTCTAGTTTCTATGGAATCTGGTCTGATTTTATTACGGTCTTTACCTATTTAGATGGAATAACGCTCTGGAGTTACAATTTACCAACAGAACTCGGTAATGTTGTTAAGGCAGTTACTGTTGCTGATCTATTATTGTCTGTTTCTATTATGGCAATTTCTTGGTTTATGACGAGAAACTTACCGGGTTTATTAGAAGTATTAATTTTATCCCGTATAAAACTGCAACAAGGTGCTTCTTACGCGATCACAACCATTTTGACCTACATTATTATTGCTATCGGAACCATCGTATCACTGGGAATATTAGGTGTAGCATGGGAGAAATTGCAATGGTTAGCTGCGGCTTTAACGGTTGGTTTAGGGTTTGGTTTACAAGAAATATTTGCCAACTTTGTATCTGGCTTAATTATCTTGTTCGAAAGACCCGTCAGAATTGGTGATACGGTTACTATTGGTACTTATTCCGGCACAGTTAGCCGAATTCGTATTAGGGCAACCACAGTGACTGACTTCGATCGCAAAGAAGTGATTATTCCAAATAAAGCGTTTGTAACCGAACGGCTTATTAACTGGACATTATCTGATACGGTGACACGTATTATTATTCAAGTAGGTGTTGCTTATGGCTCTGATCTCGATAAGGTCAAAGAGATCTTAATGAAAGCGGCTAAAGATAATGTCAGGGTGATGACAGAGCCAGAACCTGTGGTGCTATTTACTGAATTTGGGGCAAGTACCCTAAATCATGATTTGCGTTTTTATGTCAGAACATTAGGTGATAGAAGTATTGCAATAGATGAAGTTAACCGTGCTATTGATAAACTATGTAATGAAAATAATATCAATATCGCGTTTAACCAACTTGATGTCTATTTACATAATAAACAAGGTGATGAAGTACAAGAGATAAAACGTCCTCTTGATGGCTCAACACCTGAAGCCAATACGCCTTTTGCTTAA
- the rsmS gene encoding pleiotropic regulatory protein RsmS produces MSLKEAPESVQLAVDLIYLLESHHIDPKTALEALEIVRQDYEKKLAAQSPHSSL; encoded by the coding sequence ATGAGTTTAAAAGAAGCACCTGAGTCTGTTCAATTGGCAGTCGATCTTATCTATTTACTTGAAAGCCACCATATTGATCCTAAAACAGCACTAGAAGCCCTTGAGATTGTGCGCCAAGATTATGAAAAAAAATTGGCGGCACAATCTCCCCATTCATCTCTTTAA
- the priC gene encoding primosomal replication protein PriC, which translates to MNKPDPLSLFKKQIDNLAETVAPIANKKIAAPCFDTALFHRRSDSLGGYMQQIRDNFTQLIACVEAQRSQQVKFLATQILQQIEALTRELSTQTLRKQENQLTQRKKSVDLYQKLAQHQDYERRLQAMIQDRELSLTQAQSFMKQQELQKEIAALENRLARCKNALFSIEKSIEKQEDKF; encoded by the coding sequence ATGAATAAACCCGATCCTTTAAGCTTGTTTAAAAAACAGATAGACAATCTTGCCGAAACAGTAGCACCTATTGCAAACAAAAAAATTGCAGCACCTTGCTTCGACACAGCACTGTTCCACCGCCGAAGTGATTCCCTTGGTGGCTATATGCAACAGATCCGCGATAATTTTACCCAGTTAATCGCTTGTGTTGAGGCACAACGAAGCCAGCAGGTTAAATTTCTGGCCACACAAATCCTACAACAAATTGAAGCATTAACTCGTGAATTATCGACACAAACACTAAGAAAGCAAGAGAACCAGCTTACTCAACGAAAAAAAAGTGTCGATTTATACCAAAAGCTTGCCCAACATCAGGATTATGAGCGTCGATTACAAGCCATGATCCAAGATAGAGAGCTTTCATTAACGCAAGCACAAAGCTTTATGAAGCAACAAGAGTTACAAAAAGAGATTGCTGCTCTTGAAAATCGCCTTGCACGCTGCAAAAACGCCCTGTTTTCTATCGAAAAGAGTATTGAGAAACAAGAAGATAAATTTTAA
- the apt gene encoding adenine phosphoribosyltransferase — translation MTANAQQLQFIKDSIETIPDYPKEGILFRDITTLLDNPAAYQATIDLLVEHYQGQGITKVVGTEARGFLFGAPVALRLGVGFVPVRKKGKLPRETLSETYDLEYGTDTLEIHKDSITDQDKVLMVDDLLATGGTIEATARLIRRLGGTVTEAAFIICLPDLGGIERLEKQGVHSFTLVDFPGH, via the coding sequence ATGACTGCTAACGCGCAACAACTGCAATTTATTAAAGACAGTATTGAAACCATTCCTGATTATCCAAAAGAAGGGATATTATTCCGTGATATCACTACGTTATTGGATAATCCTGCTGCATATCAGGCAACCATTGATTTATTGGTAGAACACTATCAAGGTCAGGGTATCACTAAAGTTGTGGGTACCGAAGCGCGTGGCTTCTTATTTGGTGCTCCGGTTGCTTTACGCCTAGGTGTTGGTTTTGTTCCTGTTCGTAAAAAAGGTAAATTGCCTCGCGAAACGCTCAGTGAAACTTATGATCTGGAATACGGCACAGATACTTTAGAGATCCACAAAGATAGCATTACGGATCAAGACAAAGTATTAATGGTTGATGATTTACTGGCAACGGGTGGCACCATTGAAGCAACTGCTCGTCTTATCCGCCGTTTAGGTGGCACTGTGACAGAAGCTGCTTTCATTATCTGCTTACCTGATTTAGGCGGTATCGAACGCTTAGAAAAACAAGGTGTTCACAGCTTTACACTGGTTGATTTTCCAGGACATTAA
- the dnaX gene encoding DNA polymerase III subunit gamma/tau, with protein MSYQVLARKWRPQTFNDVVGQRHVLTALANGLDHQRLHHAYLFSGTRGVGKTTIARLFAKGLNCETGITSKPCGQCANCLEIEQGRFVDLIEIDAASRTKVEDTRELLDNVQYAPARGRFKVYLIDEVHMLSRHSFNALLKTLEEPPEHVKFLLATTDPQKLPVTILSRCLQFHLRALDIDQIATQLEKVLSAEHIENDVRARQLIARAADGSMRDALSLTDQAIASGEGVVSAEVVSQMLGTIDDAQPLALIEALVKADGQQVMSLVNEVASRGTDWENFLVETLSLLHQIAMLQLLPSEENPQEQFTQERLRLLAKSVSPQDLQLYYQTLLVGRKELAYAPDRRMGVEMTLLRALAFHPKTVIDEIPSAPLAQTLPSASLPANRMSEHNAPQMAQTHSSQKAHQPSSQIENSASLGNSPAAQLLRARQAIKGTEQQTPPKKSEPATPNRAKPAASALERLAAVSEKRQQVAKRQTNAPEKKKKEEYQWRPQNPELMSTQEVVSSPKEIKEVLEYEKTPELAAKIAKESQERDAWAAEIDKMPLPKLVQQLALNAYKETVSEENVILHLRTKQKHLNSANALRTLTNALSELHGKAISLTIIEDDDPAVKTPLEWRQAIYDEKLALSRQSIITDKTIQTLQQYFDAELDEESIRPV; from the coding sequence ATGAGCTATCAGGTACTTGCCCGTAAGTGGCGCCCACAAACTTTTAACGATGTTGTTGGTCAACGTCATGTGTTGACGGCTTTAGCTAATGGTCTTGATCATCAGCGACTTCATCACGCCTATCTTTTTTCTGGCACAAGAGGTGTCGGGAAAACCACTATTGCCCGATTATTTGCCAAAGGGCTTAATTGTGAAACTGGCATTACGAGTAAACCTTGTGGTCAATGTGCAAATTGCCTTGAAATAGAACAAGGGCGTTTTGTCGATTTAATTGAAATCGATGCCGCATCTCGTACTAAGGTAGAAGATACCCGTGAACTGCTTGATAATGTGCAATATGCGCCAGCTCGTGGACGTTTTAAGGTCTATCTAATAGACGAAGTTCACATGCTTTCTCGCCACAGTTTTAATGCGCTATTAAAAACATTAGAAGAGCCGCCAGAACACGTTAAATTCTTATTAGCGACGACTGATCCACAAAAATTACCTGTCACGATTTTATCGCGTTGCTTGCAATTTCATCTGCGTGCATTAGATATCGACCAGATTGCGACACAACTCGAAAAAGTACTTTCAGCCGAGCATATTGAAAATGACGTAAGAGCGCGTCAACTTATTGCGCGTGCTGCTGATGGCAGTATGCGAGATGCGTTAAGCCTAACAGACCAAGCTATTGCAAGTGGCGAAGGTGTTGTTAGTGCAGAAGTGGTTAGCCAAATGCTAGGCACGATTGATGATGCGCAGCCTTTGGCATTGATTGAAGCGCTGGTAAAAGCCGATGGCCAACAGGTCATGTCGCTGGTTAATGAAGTGGCTTCAAGAGGTACTGACTGGGAAAACTTCTTGGTTGAAACACTCTCATTACTGCATCAAATTGCAATGTTGCAATTATTGCCTAGTGAAGAAAATCCTCAAGAGCAATTTACTCAAGAACGCTTACGTTTATTGGCTAAATCTGTTTCTCCACAAGATTTACAACTCTATTATCAAACCTTATTAGTAGGGCGAAAAGAGCTGGCTTATGCGCCAGATAGACGTATGGGCGTTGAAATGACGCTGCTACGTGCGCTTGCTTTTCATCCTAAAACAGTGATTGATGAAATACCTTCCGCGCCATTAGCACAAACTTTACCGTCAGCATCATTACCAGCAAATAGGATGTCTGAGCATAATGCACCGCAAATGGCGCAAACGCATTCGTCTCAAAAGGCTCATCAACCTTCTTCACAAATAGAAAATAGTGCTTCATTAGGCAATAGCCCCGCAGCACAACTTTTAAGAGCAAGGCAGGCAATAAAGGGGACGGAACAACAAACCCCGCCAAAAAAGTCTGAACCGGCGACGCCTAATCGGGCTAAGCCGGCTGCTAGTGCATTAGAGCGGCTAGCAGCCGTGAGTGAAAAACGCCAGCAAGTTGCTAAGCGTCAGACTAATGCGCCTGAAAAGAAGAAAAAAGAAGAGTATCAGTGGCGTCCACAAAATCCTGAATTAATGTCAACGCAAGAGGTTGTTTCTTCACCAAAAGAGATCAAAGAAGTTCTCGAATATGAAAAAACACCTGAATTAGCGGCGAAAATTGCTAAAGAATCACAAGAAAGAGATGCTTGGGCTGCCGAAATTGACAAAATGCCGTTACCTAAATTAGTGCAACAACTGGCATTAAATGCGTATAAAGAGACAGTAAGCGAAGAAAACGTTATTTTGCATTTACGAACTAAACAGAAACATTTAAATTCAGCAAATGCGTTACGCACGCTCACTAATGCGTTAAGTGAATTGCATGGAAAAGCAATTTCACTCACAATTATAGAAGATGATGATCCAGCGGTAAAAACACCGTTGGAGTGGCGACAAGCCATTTATGATGAAAAATTGGCGTTATCGCGTCAATCGATTATTACGGATAAAACGATTCAAACATTACAGCAATATTTTGATGCTGAACTGGATGAAGAGAGTATCCGACCTGTTTAA
- a CDS encoding YbaB/EbfC family nucleoid-associated protein, producing MFGKGGLGNLMKQAQQMQEKMQQMQEEIANLEVTGESGAGLVKITINGAHNCRRVEIDPSLLEDDKEMLEDLIAAAFNDAARRIDETQKERMASVSNGMQLPPGFKMPF from the coding sequence ATGTTCGGAAAAGGTGGTTTGGGTAATCTGATGAAGCAAGCCCAACAAATGCAAGAAAAAATGCAACAAATGCAAGAAGAGATCGCAAACTTAGAAGTGACAGGTGAATCTGGCGCTGGCTTAGTTAAGATCACTATCAATGGTGCTCATAATTGCCGTCGTGTTGAAATCGATCCTAGCCTGCTAGAAGATGACAAAGAGATGCTGGAAGATCTGATTGCTGCTGCCTTTAATGATGCTGCGCGTCGTATTGATGAAACGCAAAAAGAGAGAATGGCCTCTGTTTCTAACGGTATGCAATTGCCACCAGGCTTTAAGATGCCATTCTAA